A segment of the Streptomyces sp. NBC_01235 genome:
CGTGCTGGGCGAGGATCGAGAGCAGTTCCTCGTCCTCTTCCGTGAAGCCACAGCTTCCGTCGGGCTTGGGACAGTTCTTGTTGGCCAGGAACAGCGCGCCGATGACCTCGTCGCCGTCGCGGACGGGCAGGCCCAGGAAGTCGGACATGTCGGGGTGCGTCGACGGCCAGCCCTCGAAGCGGGGGTCCTTGCGGACGTCGGCGAGGCGCTCGACCTTGGCCTCCTGGAGCATCGCGGCGAGGATGCCGTGCTGACGCGGGAGCGGGCCGATGGCCTTCCACTGCTTGTCGCTGACGCCGTCGACGACGAACTGGGCGAACCCACCGTGGTCGTCGGGGACGCCGAGGGCGGCGTACCGCGCGTCGAGCAGTTCGCGGGCGGAGGCGACGATCGTCTTGAGGACGTCGCGCACCTCCAGGTGCCTGCTCATGGCCAGCAGCGCGGTACTCACCGCGGCGAGGCCGGACCGGGGGCCTTGACTCATGCCCTCACGGTACCGGCGGGGTGTGACAGCGCGGATCGGACCTGTGACGGCCGCGGGCTGGGGCGGGAGACCTAGGTCCGAGGTCCCCGGTACGGCGGCCCAGGGCGCGGGGACCGGGATTGCGGGCGTACGACGAAGGGCCCTTTCGCTTGCGTCCCGCGTCCGAGGCGGGGGGCGGGGGCCGGTTCCTAGGTTGGGGTCATCGCCGAACGGAGGCGGGTCGGACGAGGGGACGGTTGTCATGCCGGTAGCGATCATCACGGGTGCCTCGAAGGGGCTGGGGCGGGCGTTGGCGGAGGCGCTGGCCGCGCGGGGCTGGGATCTGGTGCTCGACGCCAGAACGGCGGAGGTGCTGAAGGAGGCGGCGGCGGCCGTGGCGTTGTACGGGACCCGGGTCGAGGCCCGCGCGGGGGATGTCACGGATCCGGGGCACCGGTCCGAGCTGGTGGCGGCCGCCCGGCGGCTGGGTGGCTGCGACCTGCTGGTGAACAACGCGAGCGCGCTGGGCGCCGAGCCGCTGGTGCGGCTGGAGAAGCTGCCGCTGGACGGGCTGCGGCGGGCGCTGGAGGTGAACGTCGTGGCGGCGCTGGGGCTGGTCCAGGAGGCGCTGCCGCTGCTGCGCGGGGCGCGGGCGGGCGCGGTGATCACCGTCAGCTCGGACGCGGCCGCCGAGGCGTACGAGACGTGGGGCGGCTACGGGGCGTCCAAGGCGGCCCTGGACCAGCTCGCGGCGGTGCTCTCCGCGGAGGAGCCCGGACTGCGGGTGTGGGCGGTGGACCCCGGGGACATGGCCACGGACCTGTACGCGGCGGCCGTACCGGACGACGACGATCCGCGGCCGGAACCGGCAGGGGTGGCGCCGGCCTTTCTGCGGCTGCTGGACGAGCGGCCGGCGAGCGGGCGGTACGCGGCTCCGGCCCTGCTGGAGGGACGGCGATGACGCTGGCCGTGCAGGTGCCGGAGGAGCTGTCGGCGCGGGTGCCGGCCGAACAGCGCGGGCCGGGTCGGGAGCGCAGTGACGTACGGCTGCTGGTGTCGCGGGGGACGGAGGTGGCGCATCACGCGTTCCGGGAGCTGCCGTGCCTGCTGCGGGCCGGGGACCTGCTCGTGGTGAACACCTCGCCCACGCTGGCGGCGGCCGTCGACGGGCGGATCGGGCACGCGCGTGTGGTGGTGCACTTCTCCACGCGCGGGGACGACGGCCGGTGGGCCGTCGAGCTGCGGGATCCGGACGGGAGAGGCACCACACGCGCGCGTGCGGGCGGCCCGGCGGGAGTGGAGGTGCGGCTGCCCTGGGGTGTGCGGCTGGCGCTGGAGGAGCCGCTGAGCCCCGGGAGCGGGCGGTTGTGGTGGGCGCGGGTGTCCCCCTGCGGGGCGGTGCCCGGGCTGCTGCGGGAGCACGGACGCCCGATCCGATACTCCTATACGGAGCGGGATCAGCCGCTGTCCGTCTACCAGACGGTGTTCGCGCTGCCGTCGGCCGACGGGGCGGGCAGCGCGGAGATGCCGAGTGCGGCACGGCCCTTCACCCCGGGGCTGGTGGCCGAGCTGGTGAGCCGGGGGGTGCAGTTCGCGCCGGTCACGCTGCACACGGGGGTCGCCTCGGCGGAGGCGCACGAGCCGCCGTGTCCGGAGCGGTTCGCGGTGCCGGATGCCTCGGCTCGGCTGATCAACGCGGCGAAGGCCGGGGACGGGCGGGTGATCGCCGTCGGTACGACGGCCGTGCGGGCCGTGGAGTCGGCGGCCGGGGCGGACGGGGTCGTACGCGCGCGTGCGGGGTGGACGGATCTCGTCGTCACTCCCGCGCGCGGGGTGCGGGTGGTGGACGGGCTGCTGACCGGGCTGCACGAGCCGGAGGCCTCGCACCTGCTGATGCTGGAGGCGGTGGCGGGACGGGCCGCGATCGACCAGGGCTACGACGAGGCGCTGCGCGGGCTCTACCTGTGGCACGAGTTCGGGGACGTGCACCTCGTCCTCCCCGAGAATTGCACTGACACAGAGCATTGCTTTGGCAACTAGCGGTGAGAAAGGGTCGGGGCCCGTGTGAGCCCGCACATAGGGCGCAGATCACCTACGAAGGCCAATAGGAGACAAAGGGGGCCCTCATGAGCGGGACAGATGGTTCCATCTGTCCCGTTTTGCCCTTCCCCGATCCACTATCGAGGATCGTACGTCACACCTTTGCCTGGCCTTTTTGCGGCCGCTAAGAATGGCTCCTGTCGCTCAGCGCCGTGGGTCTCCCCCGCGGCGCTCGTGCCGAAAGCACCCGCTGTCCGCCGTCGGACGAAGAGAGCGACCTCCGCGCTATTCGAAGAGGTCCTTCCGCATGCCCAAGAACACTCACAAGATCGCGATCGCCGGTGCGGCCACCCTCGGCGCCGCCGCCCTCGCCTTCTCCGTGGTGCCGGCCGACGCGCAGACGACCACTACGGACGCCGTCTCCTCGGCCCGGGTCGCCTACAGCTCCAAGCCGGCGCAGGACGTCAAGGCCAGTGTGACCGACCAGCTGGCCGGGGCGAGCGTGAAGGTCGACGCCATCGGGGCGAAGAAGAAGGCCGCCGCGGACGCCGTCGCCGAGAAGAAGGCCGCCGCGGACGCCGTCGCCAAGAAGAAGGCCGCTGCCGAAGCGGCCGCGAAGGCCGCCGCCGCGAAGAAGAAGGCGGCCGCCGCGGCCGCCGCCAAGAAGGCCGCGGCCGCGCGCAAGGCGAAGGAGGCCGCGAGCCGGTCGGCCAAGCGCCCCGTGATCAAGAAGGCCACCGTCAAGCGGTACGCCAACAGCCTCGACGGCTGGATCAAGCACTCCCTGGACATCATGAAGTCCAAGGGCATCCCGGGCAGCTACCACGGCCTGCACAAGAACATCATGCGGGAGTCCTCGGGCAACCCGAACGCGATCAACGACTGGGACATCAACGCCATCAACGGCATCCCGTCCAAGGGTCTGCTGCAGGTGATCCCGCCGACGTTCGCCGCGTACCACGTCCCCGGCACGTCCTGGAACATCTACGACCCGGTCGCCAACATCACCGCCGCCGCGAACTACGCGGCCGACAAGTACGGCTCGATCGACAACGTCAACAGCGCGTACTGAGCGACCTCCGGTACGCCGATGGGCGGCACCCCAGGTACGGGGTGCCGCCCATCGGCGTACTGCGTGAGCGACTACTTGCGCATGACCTCGGGCTCGTGGCGGCGCAGGAAGCGGGCCACGAAGAAGCCGCAGATGACGCCGAGGACGATCAGCGCGGCCATGTCCATGCCCCAGGCGCCGACGGTGTGTTCCCACAGCGGGTCCGTCTCGCCTCCGTCCTTGGGCGGGCTGATCTTGTTGAAGTCCAGCGTGGCTCCGGCGGCCGCGACGGCCCAGCGCGAGGGCATCAGGTAGGAGAACTGGTTGACGCCGACCGCGCCGTTCAGGCTGAACAGACAGCCGGTGAACACGACCTGGATGATCGCGAACATGACCAGGAGCGGCATGGTCTTCTCGGCCGTCTTGACCAGCGACGAGATGACCAGGCCGAACATCATCGAGGTGAAGCCCAGCGCCATGATCGGGATGGATAGCTCGAACATGGTGGCGCTGCCGAGGACCAGGCCCTCCTTGGGGATCTCCCGGCTCGCGAAGCCGATCACGCCGACCAGCAGGCCCTGCAGCACGGTGACCACGCCGAGCACGAACACCTTGGACATCAGGTACGCGGAGCGGGACAGGCCGGTCGCGCGCTCCCGCTCGTAGATGACCCGTTCCTTGATCAGCTCGCGGACGGAGTTCGCCGCGCCCGCGAAGCAGGCGCCGACCGCGAGGATCAGCAGGACGGTGGTGGCCGTGCCGTTGGGGATGATCCGGCCGGACTTCGGGTTGACCGGGTTGGGCAGCAGGCTGTTTCCGGAGTCGATGAGCAGGCTGACCGCGCCGAGGACGGCCGGCAGGATCACCGTCAGGGCCAGGAAGCCCTTGTCGGAGGCGATCACCGAGACATAGCGGCGCACCAGCGTGACGAACTGGGACATCCAGCCCTGCGGCTTCGGCGGCTTCATCGCCTGCATCGGCGGCATCTGTACGGACTGCGGCGCGATGGCGTCGATGTCCGCGGCGTACATCTGGTAGTGCTGCGAGCCCTTCCAGCGGCCCGCCCAGTCGTAGTCGCGGTAGTTCTCGAAGGCGGAGAAGACATCGGCCCAGGTGTCGTAGCCGAAGAAGTTCAGCGCCTCCTCGGGCGGGCCGAAGTAGGCGACGGAGCCGCCGGGCGCCATCACGAGCAGCTTGTCGCAGATCGCGAGTTCGGCCACGGAGTGGGTGACGACGAGGACCGTGCGGCCGTCGTCGGCCAGGCCGCGCAGCAGCTGCATGACGTCGCGGTCCATGCCCGGGTCGAGGCCCGAGGTGGGCTCGTCCAGGAAGATCAGCGACGGCTTGGTGAGCAGCTCCAGGGCCACCGAGACACGCTTGCGCTGGCCGCCGGAGAGGGAGGTGACCTTCTTCTCCTTGTGGATGTCCAGCTTGAGCTCGCGCAGCACCTCGTCGATACGGGTGTCGCGCTCGGCGGGCGTGGTGTCGGCGGGGAAGCGGAGCTTGGCCGCGTACTTCAGGGCCTTCTTGACGGTCAGTTCCTTGTGCAGGATGTCGTCCTGCGGAACCAGACCGATGCGCTGGCGCAGCTCGGCGAACTGCTTGTAGAGGTTCCGGTTGTCGTAGAGGACGTCGCCCTGGTTGGCGGGCCGGTAGCCGGTGAGCGCCTTGAGCAGGGTGGACTTGCCGGAACCGGACGGTCCGATGACCGCGATCAGCGACTTCTCCGGGACGCCGAAGGAGACGTCCTTGAGGATCTGCTTGCCGCCGTCGACCGTGACGGTCAGATGGCGGGCCGAGAAGGAGACCTCACCGGTGTCGACGAACTCCTCGAGCCGGTCGCCGACGATCCGGAACGTCGAGTGGCCCACGCCGACGACGTCGCTCGGGCCCAGCTGGACCGAGCCGCCCTTGGGGATCGGCTGGCCGTTGACGTAGGTGCCGTTGTGCGAACCGAGGTCGCGGATCTCCATGCGGCCGTCGGGCGTCGAGTGGAACTCGGCGTGGTGACGGGAGACCTGGAGGTCGGAGACGACCAGCTCGTTCTCCAGGGCACGGCCGATGCGCATCACGCGGCCGAGGGAGAACTGGTGGAACGTGGTGGGGCTGCGGTCGCCATAGACCGGCGGCGCCCCCGCGCCACCACCGGGAACCTTCTGGGCGTAGCCCTCGGCCGGTCCCTGCTGCTGCGGGACCTGCGGTGCGGCCTGCTGCGGCTGCTGCCAGCCGGCCTGTGCGGCCTGCGGTTGCGGGGCCTGCTGGGCCCAGCCCGGATTCGCGGCCTGCGCGGCGTAAGGCTGCTGCTGCGGCTGCGCGGCGGGTGCCTGCGCCCCCGTCAGATTCACCCGCGGCCCGTCGGTCGCGTTGCCCAGGTGCAGCGTCGAGCCAGGGCCGATCTCCAGCTGATGGATCCGCTGGCCCTGCGCGAACGTGCCGTTGGTGCTGCCATGGTCCTCCACGACCCAACTGCGGCCGTTGAAGCTGACCGTGGCGTGACGCCAGGAGACCCTGGCGTCGTCGAGGACGATATCTCCCTGCGGATCACGTCCGAGGGTGTATGTCCTGGACGGATCGAGCGTCCAGGTGCGTCCGTTCAATTCCAGTACGAGTTCCGGCACTCCAGCCCCACTGAGTTGTCCCCCGAGTTACCCCCATCGCAGGGATTCTAGGGATGTCGAACATCGGGGGGAACTATTTCAGTAGCGGCCCCCTGACCGAAAGTCGGGCCTTGTGAAGAGCGTGCGCGAGCGTATCGGCCGTTCCCGTTGACGGGGTTGAAACCTGCCCGGAGAGTGGTAAAAGCACGCGAGGGGGACGGAAGCGGCGATCTTCGCCGCTGCGCGCCGCGGATCGGGGGGTCTGCATGAGTGCCGGCACGGGTGTCGAAGGCAGTGGGAGCGTGGCGCGTGGCGGGGGCGTGCCGTGGACGGACGTCCTGCTGTCCGCCGTCGCCGCGGTGAGCTGGGCGTTGATCGGGATGGCGGGGACGGCGGCGCTCGGGCTGCACCTGCTGGAGGCGGACTCGGCGGGCTCGTTGGGGCCGATGACGGCCGCGGTGGTGGCGCTGGGGGCCGGGGGCTCGGTGACTCCGTCCGGTGACGTGTCCGCCTTCGGACTCACGGGCGCGGAGGCGAACACCGCCATCGAGATCACGCCATTGGGGGTGAGCCTGGTGGGCGCGCTGCTGCTGTCGTGGTTCTTCCTGCGGTCCCTGCGCGCGGCCGGAGTTGTGATCGCCCCGGCCGAACTCCTCGCGCGCGTCGGCGCGGTGACCGCGCTGTTCGTGGCGATGCTCGGTGGACTGGCCTGGGCGGGGCACGACGTCATCACGCTCGACGGCGGCTCACTGGGCCTGGACGACCTGCCCGGCGGAGGCGGGGGCGGAGGCGGGGGCTTGGAGATCCCCGGGCTCGGGGACATCGGGGACATCGGCGGGCTGCTGCCCGACCGGCTCGGCGACCTGGTCGACGCGAAGGCCGCGGTCGGCTTCACCGTCGACACGGCGTCCACGCTGCTCGGCGGTCTCGGCTGGTGTCTGGGCATCCTGCTGATCGCCCTGCTGGCCTCGCGCCGCACTCCACTGCCGAGCGGCTGGGAGGCGGTGCACCGCGTGGTGCGGCCGGCGGTGTCCGCCGTCGTCACCGTGCTGCTGATGGCGGTGGCTGCCGGGTTCGCCGCGGCGGCGTACGCGGCGATCGGCGACAACCACCCCAAGCGGATCGCGGGAGCCGCACTGCTCGGCGCCCCGAACGGGGTCTGGCTGGGCATCCCGATCGGCCTGTTCGTCCCGTGGGACGGACGTGCGACAGGAGCACTGACGAACCTCCTCCCGGCCCCGCTGGACGACCTCCTGAGCGTCGGCACCGACCAGCCGGTGACACTGGGCCGCCTGGCCGAGCTGGACGGCCGCGTGTGGCTGCTGGGAGTGGCGGCGGCCCTGATGATGCTGCTGGCGGGGGTCCTGACGGCGGTTCGGACGCCTCTTGCCGTGCGGGGGCTGGCGGGGCCTGCGGGCGGGACGGGGTCGGCAGAGCTCGGTGCGGGGGCGAGTCCGGCAGCTGCGCCCGGGGCGGGGACCGGGCCGGGGGCCGGTCCGGACTGGGGGGCAGGGGCCGGCTCGGGGGCTCGGCCAGGCTCGGGGGCGGTTTCCCAGGCGTGGCCGGGTGCCGGTGCGGGTGGGGCGGCGGGAGCGGGTGCGGGCTCGGAATCCGGGGCCGGGCCAGAGCCAGGGGCTGAGGCTGGGGCCTGGGCCGGATCGGGGCCGGCCCCGGGTGCCGGTGCGGGTGGGGCGGCGGGAGCGGGTGCGGGCTCGGAATCCGGGGCCGGGCCAGGGCCAGGGGCTGGGGCTGGAGCTGGAGCCTGGGCCGGATCGGGGCCGGCCGGGAGGGCTGGGGCCGGAGCGGATGCGTGGTCCGGGCGGGGTGTGGGCGGGCCGGAGGGGGTCGGGGCGGACTGGGCCAGGGACGGCGCGCGGGCCGGGGAACGGCCGGGCGAAGGGGCTGGGCAGGGGCCGGGCGAAGGGGCTCGGCGAGGATCGGCCGCAGGGGCTGCCGGGAGTGGGGCGGGCTCGCGAGGTGCGGGGGTTCATGGGCGCGGTGTCCTCGGGTTCGTCGGGCGGTGTGCTGTGCGGCTCGGGGTGGCGAGTGGCTTGGCGTTGCTGTTGGTCGTCTGGCTGACGGATGTGTCCGTGGACGCCTCGCTGTCCGTGCTGGGGTTCGATGCGTTCGGGGCCGGGATCGAGCTGCAAGGGCATCTCGGCATGGCGCTGCTTCTGGGTGCCCTGTGGGGCGCGGGAGCGGGGGCCACCGGGGCACTGCTGGCGTGTGCCACGGGGGCGGCGGGGCGGCGGGCGGCGCCGATGGCACGGGGTGACGTGGGAAGCGCGGCGACGGAGGATTCCGGCGGCGCGGGCCGTGGGCCTTCGGGGTACGCCGGTGACCGTGCGGGGCCGTACGCGCCGAGTACGTCGTACCGGCCGCCGAATCCGGCGACCAATCCCTACCTGCGCCTCCCGGAAGAGCTGCTGGAGGTCCAGGACGCGCGGCCGGAGCCGGCGAGGGGCGAGGGTGGCAGGTCCGAGCGGTCGAGGCCGTACGAGAGCTCCCGGCTGGGCGAGCCCCCGGCGTCGGGCGGGCGTCCGCCCGACGTCCCACCGGGACGGGACGATGTCTACGGCGCCCCGACGGTGGTCCGTCCGATCGGGCCGCCTCCCCGCTCGCCGCGACGGCCTCCCGGTCCGCGTCCGGGCCCGCGTCCCGGCGAGCGGCCGTCGTCCGGACCGGACGAGGGGCCGCCTCCACCACCGCCACCACCGCCACCACCGCCACCACCGAGGACGCCGCGGGGGTCGCGGTGACGCTCGCGGCCCCCTGTTGAGGTGCTCGCCATCTCGTCGACATCCACTGTTCCCTGTCCGTCAGGCGGACCTGGGCGGCGAACGGCACTGGGTGCCGGATACGGTGGACACACCATGAGCGCTTTGCAGACTTCGTCCCCCGACGTCCCCACGCTCCTTGTCAAGATCTTCGGCAAGGACAGGCCGGGCATCACGGCCGGCCTCTTCGACACCCTCGCCGCCTACTCCGTCGACGTGGTCGACATCGAGCAGGTCGTCACCCGAGGCCGGATGGTGCTGTGCGCGCTCGTGACCGAGCCGCCGGCCGGTCTGGAGGGGGACCTGCGGTCGACGGTCCACAGCTGGGCCGAGTCGATGAAGATGCAGGCGGAGATCATCTCCGGCATCGGCGACAACCGGCCGCGCGGCCTCGGGCGGTCGCTGGTCACCGTGCTCGGGCATCCGCTCACCGCGGAGGCCACGGCGGCGGTCGCCGCGAAGATCACGAAGGCCGGCGGCAACATCGACCGCATCTTCCGGCTCGCCAAGTACCCTGTCACCGCCGTCGAGTTCGCCGTCTCCGGTGTGGAGACCGAGCCGCTGCGCACCGCCCTGGTCACGAACGCGGCGGCGCTCGGCGTGGACATCGCCGTGGTGGACGCGGGCCTGTACCGGCGGGCCCAGCGGCTCGTCGTCATGGACGTCGACTCCACCCTCATCCAGGACGAGGTGATCGAGCTCTTCGCCGCGCACGCCGGCTGCGAGGACAAGGTCGCCGAGGTGACGGCGGCGGCAATGCGCGGCGAGCTGGACTTCGAGCAGTCGCTGCACGCGCGCGTGGCGCTTCTGGAGGGGCTGGACGCCTCGGTCGTGGACAAGGTGCGCGCCGAGGTGCGGCTCACACCGGGTGCGCGCACGCTGATCCGGACGCTGAAGCGGCTCGGCTACCAGGTGGGCGTCGTCTCCGGCGGTTTCACCCAGGTCACCGACGATCTGCGGGAGCGGCTCGGGCTGGACTTCGCCCAGGCCAACACGCTGGAGATCGTCGACGGCAGGCTGACCGGCCGGGTCACCGGCGAGATCGTGGACCGTGCGGGCAAGGCGCGACTGCTGCGCCGGTTCGCCGCCGAGGCGGGCGTACCGCTCTCGCAGACCGTGGCGATCGGTGACGGCGCCAACGACCTGGACATGCTCAACGCGGCCGGTCTCGGGGTCGCCTTCAACGCCAAGCCGGTGGTGCGCGAGGCGGCGCACACGGCGGTGAACGTGCCGTTCCTGGACACCGTCCTGTATCTGCTGGGCATCACCCGCGAAGAGGTCGAGGCCGCGGAGACGCACGACGAGCAGTAGCCCCCGCGCGGGCCTACCGACGGAACGAGGAGGCCCGGCACCACCGACGGTGCCGGGCCCTCGTGCGTGCGAGGGTGGGTTACTCGGAGGGCGCCCAGTAGTCGAGCAGCGTGGCCACGCCCGGTTCCAGGGATTTCCAGGAGCCGTCGAAGGAGACGACGACGAAGGCGGCGGCCGGGAATCCTCGGCGGTGCATCCGCTCGCCCGCGTCACCGTCGGCCTGGCCGGACAGGACGTCGGCGAGGCCCTGGACGCCCGGGTTGTGGCCGATCAGGACGAGGTTGCGCACGTCGTCGGGTGTCTCGTTGAGCAGGGCGATGAGCTCGCCCGGTGAGGCCTCGTAGATCCGCTCCTCGTAGATGGTTTTCGGCCGCTGTGGGAACTCCTGGACGGCGAGCTTCCATGTCTCCCGGGTGCGGACCGCGGTGGAGCACAGGGCCAGGTCGAAGGGGATACCGGTGTCGGTCAGCCTGTGTCCGGCGACAGCGGCGTCCTTTCGGCCCCGCTCAGCGAGCGGACGCTCGTGGTCGGTCACCTGTGGCCAGTCGGCTTTCGCATGGCGGAAGAGGACGATCCTGCGGGGTTCTGCGACGCTCATGAGTCCCAGCTTCGCATGAAACAGGCCATGGGGCGCAGGGAGTTGGCATGCGGCCCCACCAGCGGTCCGAAGGCGGCCGGAGCTGCCCTTGCGGGGTGCGGCAGCCACCGGCCTAGCGTGCGAACAGCTGCTGCAGGCGCTCGACGAGATGGGTGATCGCCGGGTCGCCGGTGGCCGCGTGGGCGTCGGCGGGGTTCAGTATCAGCACGAACAGGGTGATGAAGGCGAGTGTCGGAAGGGCGAGGGCCCACCAGGGCAGCCGGGTGCCGACGCCGCCCGAGGTGGCCGACTGGGGCCGGGTGTGCGCTGGGGCCGACATGGGTGCCTCCGCTGTCTTCGAGTGGTCCGCGGTCCGTGGACCGCGGCGGGTGATCCGCGTCGCGGTCACATCTCGAAGTTACGGAATCGGGGGCCCCCAACCCATCCGGAGATCCACCCACTTGACCCTGACCTCCACCCCCTAGGGGACAGGGGGGTTAACCCCA
Coding sequences within it:
- a CDS encoding SDR family NAD(P)-dependent oxidoreductase; its protein translation is MPVAIITGASKGLGRALAEALAARGWDLVLDARTAEVLKEAAAAVALYGTRVEARAGDVTDPGHRSELVAAARRLGGCDLLVNNASALGAEPLVRLEKLPLDGLRRALEVNVVAALGLVQEALPLLRGARAGAVITVSSDAAAEAYETWGGYGASKAALDQLAAVLSAEEPGLRVWAVDPGDMATDLYAAAVPDDDDPRPEPAGVAPAFLRLLDERPASGRYAAPALLEGRR
- a CDS encoding S-adenosylmethionine:tRNA ribosyltransferase-isomerase produces the protein MTLAVQVPEELSARVPAEQRGPGRERSDVRLLVSRGTEVAHHAFRELPCLLRAGDLLVVNTSPTLAAAVDGRIGHARVVVHFSTRGDDGRWAVELRDPDGRGTTRARAGGPAGVEVRLPWGVRLALEEPLSPGSGRLWWARVSPCGAVPGLLREHGRPIRYSYTERDQPLSVYQTVFALPSADGAGSAEMPSAARPFTPGLVAELVSRGVQFAPVTLHTGVASAEAHEPPCPERFAVPDASARLINAAKAGDGRVIAVGTTAVRAVESAAGADGVVRARAGWTDLVVTPARGVRVVDGLLTGLHEPEASHLLMLEAVAGRAAIDQGYDEALRGLYLWHEFGDVHLVLPENCTDTEHCFGN
- a CDS encoding transglycosylase SLT domain-containing protein translates to MPKNTHKIAIAGAATLGAAALAFSVVPADAQTTTTDAVSSARVAYSSKPAQDVKASVTDQLAGASVKVDAIGAKKKAAADAVAEKKAAADAVAKKKAAAEAAAKAAAAKKKAAAAAAAKKAAAARKAKEAASRSAKRPVIKKATVKRYANSLDGWIKHSLDIMKSKGIPGSYHGLHKNIMRESSGNPNAINDWDINAINGIPSKGLLQVIPPTFAAYHVPGTSWNIYDPVANITAAANYAADKYGSIDNVNSAY
- a CDS encoding ABC transporter ATP-binding protein/permease, which gives rise to MPELVLELNGRTWTLDPSRTYTLGRDPQGDIVLDDARVSWRHATVSFNGRSWVVEDHGSTNGTFAQGQRIHQLEIGPGSTLHLGNATDGPRVNLTGAQAPAAQPQQQPYAAQAANPGWAQQAPQPQAAQAGWQQPQQAAPQVPQQQGPAEGYAQKVPGGGAGAPPVYGDRSPTTFHQFSLGRVMRIGRALENELVVSDLQVSRHHAEFHSTPDGRMEIRDLGSHNGTYVNGQPIPKGGSVQLGPSDVVGVGHSTFRIVGDRLEEFVDTGEVSFSARHLTVTVDGGKQILKDVSFGVPEKSLIAVIGPSGSGKSTLLKALTGYRPANQGDVLYDNRNLYKQFAELRQRIGLVPQDDILHKELTVKKALKYAAKLRFPADTTPAERDTRIDEVLRELKLDIHKEKKVTSLSGGQRKRVSVALELLTKPSLIFLDEPTSGLDPGMDRDVMQLLRGLADDGRTVLVVTHSVAELAICDKLLVMAPGGSVAYFGPPEEALNFFGYDTWADVFSAFENYRDYDWAGRWKGSQHYQMYAADIDAIAPQSVQMPPMQAMKPPKPQGWMSQFVTLVRRYVSVIASDKGFLALTVILPAVLGAVSLLIDSGNSLLPNPVNPKSGRIIPNGTATTVLLILAVGACFAGAANSVRELIKERVIYERERATGLSRSAYLMSKVFVLGVVTVLQGLLVGVIGFASREIPKEGLVLGSATMFELSIPIMALGFTSMMFGLVISSLVKTAEKTMPLLVMFAIIQVVFTGCLFSLNGAVGVNQFSYLMPSRWAVAAAGATLDFNKISPPKDGGETDPLWEHTVGAWGMDMAALIVLGVICGFFVARFLRRHEPEVMRK
- a CDS encoding streptophobe family protein; protein product: MSAGTGVEGSGSVARGGGVPWTDVLLSAVAAVSWALIGMAGTAALGLHLLEADSAGSLGPMTAAVVALGAGGSVTPSGDVSAFGLTGAEANTAIEITPLGVSLVGALLLSWFFLRSLRAAGVVIAPAELLARVGAVTALFVAMLGGLAWAGHDVITLDGGSLGLDDLPGGGGGGGGGLEIPGLGDIGDIGGLLPDRLGDLVDAKAAVGFTVDTASTLLGGLGWCLGILLIALLASRRTPLPSGWEAVHRVVRPAVSAVVTVLLMAVAAGFAAAAYAAIGDNHPKRIAGAALLGAPNGVWLGIPIGLFVPWDGRATGALTNLLPAPLDDLLSVGTDQPVTLGRLAELDGRVWLLGVAAALMMLLAGVLTAVRTPLAVRGLAGPAGGTGSAELGAGASPAAAPGAGTGPGAGPDWGAGAGSGARPGSGAVSQAWPGAGAGGAAGAGAGSESGAGPEPGAEAGAWAGSGPAPGAGAGGAAGAGAGSESGAGPGPGAGAGAGAWAGSGPAGRAGAGADAWSGRGVGGPEGVGADWARDGARAGERPGEGAGQGPGEGARRGSAAGAAGSGAGSRGAGVHGRGVLGFVGRCAVRLGVASGLALLLVVWLTDVSVDASLSVLGFDAFGAGIELQGHLGMALLLGALWGAGAGATGALLACATGAAGRRAAPMARGDVGSAATEDSGGAGRGPSGYAGDRAGPYAPSTSYRPPNPATNPYLRLPEELLEVQDARPEPARGEGGRSERSRPYESSRLGEPPASGGRPPDVPPGRDDVYGAPTVVRPIGPPPRSPRRPPGPRPGPRPGERPSSGPDEGPPPPPPPPPPPPPPRTPRGSR
- the serB gene encoding phosphoserine phosphatase SerB, with amino-acid sequence MSALQTSSPDVPTLLVKIFGKDRPGITAGLFDTLAAYSVDVVDIEQVVTRGRMVLCALVTEPPAGLEGDLRSTVHSWAESMKMQAEIISGIGDNRPRGLGRSLVTVLGHPLTAEATAAVAAKITKAGGNIDRIFRLAKYPVTAVEFAVSGVETEPLRTALVTNAAALGVDIAVVDAGLYRRAQRLVVMDVDSTLIQDEVIELFAAHAGCEDKVAEVTAAAMRGELDFEQSLHARVALLEGLDASVVDKVRAEVRLTPGARTLIRTLKRLGYQVGVVSGGFTQVTDDLRERLGLDFAQANTLEIVDGRLTGRVTGEIVDRAGKARLLRRFAAEAGVPLSQTVAIGDGANDLDMLNAAGLGVAFNAKPVVREAAHTAVNVPFLDTVLYLLGITREEVEAAETHDEQ
- a CDS encoding SixA phosphatase family protein codes for the protein MSVAEPRRIVLFRHAKADWPQVTDHERPLAERGRKDAAVAGHRLTDTGIPFDLALCSTAVRTRETWKLAVQEFPQRPKTIYEERIYEASPGELIALLNETPDDVRNLVLIGHNPGVQGLADVLSGQADGDAGERMHRRGFPAAAFVVVSFDGSWKSLEPGVATLLDYWAPSE